One genomic region from Nocardioides plantarum encodes:
- a CDS encoding response regulator, with protein MSSAGALVQILLVEDSLADVELTLDALSDARVSHEVTVIRDGASALDHLRAHRENPPDLMILDLNLPRLSGHEVLAAMQADELLHRIPVAVLTTSAAESDVMRTYDLGGNCFLTKPADIDEFTHVVRSIEDFWLGLVRLPK; from the coding sequence ATGAGCAGCGCCGGCGCGCTGGTCCAGATCCTGCTCGTCGAGGACAGCTTGGCCGACGTGGAGCTGACGCTCGACGCGCTCAGCGACGCCCGGGTCTCCCACGAGGTGACGGTCATCCGGGACGGCGCGTCCGCCCTCGACCACCTCCGGGCGCACCGCGAGAACCCCCCGGACCTGATGATCCTGGACCTGAACCTGCCTCGGCTCTCGGGCCACGAGGTGCTCGCCGCGATGCAGGCCGACGAGCTGCTCCACCGCATCCCGGTCGCGGTGCTCACCACCTCCGCGGCCGAGTCCGACGTGATGCGGACCTACGACCTCGGAGGCAACTGCTTCCTCACCAAGCCCGCCGACATCGACGAGTTCACCCACGTGGTGCGCTCGATCGAGGACTTCTGGCTCGGGCTGGTCAGGCTGCCGAAGTGA